The Leptospira sp. WS39.C2 genome contains a region encoding:
- a CDS encoding UDP-N-acetylmuramate dehydrogenase, protein MLVQNDIPLAPLTTFRLGGQAKYFISIKTIDDAKESLSYCQKNKLPYMILGGGSNSIIRDSGFDGVVFHIQIPGIRCLEVNESSVIYEVGAGVVWDQFVEYVVKQGLTGVECLSGIPGSVGASPIQNIGAYGQEVKDSIVSIQCLDELGNSIVIPKENCNFTYRNSEFKSGKYQKHIVTSVTFVLSKTLEPCILYPEVKKQWESILSEKTDIVSEDNDRIVQLELLRKLIIGLRKKKSMVLDEKDPNTRSAGSFFTNPIIPKSEADLFLAKAKQLGHLDPPMFDDTPDTKKLSAAWLIEHSGIKKGDIFPGGVGISTNHCLGLINIKGTTEALLAMAETIQKRVFETFSIHLEMEPVVRP, encoded by the coding sequence ATGTTGGTCCAAAATGATATCCCTCTGGCTCCACTGACAACATTTCGTTTAGGTGGCCAGGCGAAATATTTTATCTCGATCAAAACCATAGATGACGCAAAGGAATCATTATCCTACTGCCAAAAGAATAAATTGCCTTACATGATTTTGGGCGGTGGTTCAAATTCAATCATTCGTGACAGTGGTTTCGATGGTGTGGTATTTCATATTCAGATTCCAGGAATTAGATGTTTGGAAGTAAATGAATCATCGGTAATTTATGAAGTAGGTGCAGGAGTTGTTTGGGACCAATTTGTTGAATATGTAGTCAAACAAGGGTTAACTGGAGTTGAATGTTTGTCTGGAATTCCTGGTTCTGTTGGAGCCTCTCCCATCCAAAATATTGGAGCGTACGGACAAGAAGTAAAAGATTCAATTGTATCCATTCAATGTTTAGATGAATTGGGAAATTCAATTGTAATCCCAAAAGAAAATTGTAATTTCACATATAGGAATAGTGAATTCAAATCTGGAAAATATCAAAAGCATATTGTAACTTCGGTTACATTTGTTCTTTCTAAAACCTTGGAGCCATGTATTTTATATCCTGAAGTAAAAAAACAATGGGAATCTATTTTATCAGAAAAAACTGATATTGTGTCCGAAGATAATGACAGAATCGTACAGTTAGAATTACTCAGGAAATTGATTATAGGACTAAGGAAGAAAAAATCGATGGTATTGGATGAAAAAGATCCTAACACACGTTCAGCTGGTTCTTTTTTCACAAATCCCATTATTCCAAAGTCAGAAGCTGATTTGTTTTTAGCAAAGGCGAAACAATTAGGACATTTGGATCCTCCCATGTTTGATGATACACCAGACACCAAAAAATTATCTGCCGCCTGGCTCATTGAACATTCAGGCATCAAAAAAGGAGACATTTTTCCTGGTGGAGTAGGTATCTCCACGAACCATTGTTTGGGTCTAATTAATATAAAAGGAACGACAGAGGCATTATTAGCAATGGCTGAAACGATCCAAAAAAGAGTCTTTGAAACTTTTTCCATCCATTTGGAGATGGAACCTGTAGTTAGACCCTAA
- a CDS encoding Spx/MgsR family RNA polymerase-binding regulatory protein, with protein MARSKLKVYEYSGCSTCRNALKYLKSKKIDFEQLAIRDTPPTISELKKAKQYLGDIKKLFNTSGKDYREGNWKEKLGKLSEDQIYKELSNNGNLVKRPFVVGDGWYLVGFKEEEWGERV; from the coding sequence ATGGCTCGATCCAAACTGAAAGTTTACGAATATTCTGGCTGTAGCACATGCAGAAATGCTCTCAAATATCTTAAGTCCAAAAAAATAGATTTTGAACAACTGGCGATCAGGGATACTCCACCTACAATTTCTGAACTCAAGAAAGCAAAACAATACTTAGGTGATATTAAAAAACTATTCAATACTTCTGGTAAAGATTACCGAGAAGGTAATTGGAAAGAAAAATTAGGGAAACTCAGCGAAGACCAAATTTACAAAGAACTATCAAACAACGGAAATTTGGTCAAACGGCCCTTTGTGGTTGGAGATGGTTGGTATCTAGTTGGATTCAAAGAAGAGGAATGGGGGGAGAGGGTTTAG
- a CDS encoding transglutaminase domain-containing protein, producing the protein MADFRVIHKTKYSYDDFVAYCHNMAHMYPLTTTHQDCYRTHVTVNPKPVVSSFRRDYFGNQVFLFSVEDPHRFLEVVVESTVRTHQSFDFDLSKSTPWEHIYDLIHESALDADLQAIEFIQPSPFIPSKQLYSDFISNIFTNNKPVFQGALELTQYIFQNFQYDPKATNINTPLEQVLFERKGVCQDFSHLMIAALRSLKIPCRYVSGYLETLPPPGIQKLQGSDATHAWVSVYCPTFGWMDFDPTNGKMISEEYIITAIGRDYSDVSPLKGILFGGGKHKLKVEVDVLREQI; encoded by the coding sequence ATGGCTGATTTTAGAGTCATACACAAAACAAAATATAGTTACGATGATTTTGTAGCCTATTGTCATAATATGGCACACATGTATCCATTAACGACTACTCACCAAGATTGTTATCGTACTCATGTTACTGTGAATCCAAAGCCAGTAGTTTCTTCCTTTCGGAGAGATTATTTTGGCAATCAAGTTTTTTTATTTTCAGTGGAAGATCCTCATCGTTTTTTAGAAGTTGTCGTTGAGTCAACTGTGAGAACTCATCAAAGTTTTGATTTTGATTTATCGAAATCAACTCCATGGGAACATATTTATGATTTAATTCATGAATCCGCTTTAGATGCAGATCTTCAAGCAATTGAATTTATACAACCATCTCCATTCATTCCATCAAAACAATTGTATTCGGATTTTATTAGCAATATTTTTACCAATAATAAACCAGTCTTCCAAGGAGCACTGGAACTCACTCAATATATTTTTCAAAACTTTCAATATGATCCAAAAGCAACAAATATTAATACACCGCTTGAACAAGTTCTGTTTGAGAGAAAAGGTGTTTGTCAAGATTTTTCTCATTTGATGATTGCCGCATTACGTTCATTAAAGATTCCTTGTCGTTATGTTAGTGGATATTTGGAAACATTACCTCCACCTGGGATACAGAAATTACAAGGTAGTGATGCAACGCATGCATGGGTCTCTGTGTATTGTCCAACATTCGGATGGATGGACTTTGATCCTACGAATGGAAAAATGATTTCGGAAGAATACATCATAACAGCCATTGGTCGTGACTATTCTGATGTTTCCCCTCTCAAAGGTATTTTATTTGGTGGTGGAAAACACAAATTAAAAGTGGAAGTCGATGTGCTCCGAGAGCAAATATGA
- a CDS encoding circularly permuted type 2 ATP-grasp protein, with translation MMTKDPYHLIDNYKTIPGVYDELYDADGQIRNKYKFLVKSFQELGPAELINRRRDTDRILRENGVTYNLYQSEQIEAKERPWELDLFPLVMESEEWRILERGLNQRADLLDALVRDVYSKRRLLYEKKIPPEILFNESSFLRACDGMYDSNHFLAKNPALLFFVCDLIRAADGNFYVLNDRVQAPSGSGYSLENRIVLSRIFPSMYRDAMVHRVAVYFRSLRKSLTQLSGVSGKEPVIVLLTPGPSNETYFEHAYLAGYLGYTLVQGEDLTVRKNKVYMKTVEGLQQVDLILRRVDDDFMDPLELKGDSLLGVPGLLESVRSGNVKIANPIGTGFLENRALLPFYSELCRFYLGEDLLLPMAPTYWLGNKDQFQLVLQNPEKYVFKTVSRTDEETPVTFVELSGERKDIFLEKLQHAPKRFIAQEMIESATVPVLGENGFRPGRAIMRTFVSSSGSGYQTMAGGLVRVSPSLDEFFITSQRGAWSKDLWVLSSETQKEESLLVPKSDQILISRKSSGVPSRVADNLFWLARYLERSENQTRVIREAIFKILQVEDGYEKESLENILKLVTHVTNSYPGFLGDDSSELFANPLPELQSLTIDKNIVGSLGFHLRSLVIASKSVRDRLSDDMKKILLHLEDQSTLHIESYDQIIDFLQKIIVNLSSLTGLSFENMSREAGWYFLNLGRRIERSINMILMLQGMIQWKSFEDKSSFETFLRISDIRLTYNRRYSGKIDQESVLDILLFDTTNPRSLAYQLEQINSDLQFLPGKDKKIVYSEDRAALQLYTHFKMKDIAIFFESEAPLTSVSVWLEELHGYLRMLSDALSSRYFNYTEEQTRIGDTNG, from the coding sequence ATGATGACAAAAGATCCTTATCATCTCATCGATAATTATAAAACGATTCCTGGTGTTTATGATGAATTATATGATGCAGATGGTCAAATTCGAAACAAATACAAGTTTTTAGTAAAATCATTTCAAGAACTTGGCCCTGCTGAATTAATCAATCGTAGGCGAGACACTGATCGAATTTTGAGAGAAAATGGTGTAACTTATAATCTTTATCAATCAGAACAAATAGAAGCTAAAGAAAGACCTTGGGAATTAGATCTTTTTCCTCTCGTAATGGAGAGTGAAGAGTGGAGAATTTTGGAAAGAGGTTTAAACCAAAGAGCTGATCTTTTGGATGCACTTGTTCGTGATGTATATTCCAAAAGAAGATTATTGTATGAGAAAAAAATTCCTCCAGAAATTTTATTCAATGAGTCTTCCTTTTTGCGCGCATGTGATGGTATGTATGACTCAAATCATTTTTTAGCTAAGAATCCAGCTTTATTATTTTTTGTTTGTGATTTGATACGTGCCGCTGATGGAAATTTTTATGTATTAAATGATAGAGTCCAAGCTCCATCGGGATCGGGTTATTCTTTAGAAAATCGAATTGTACTATCAAGAATTTTTCCAAGTATGTATCGCGATGCGATGGTACATAGAGTTGCTGTATACTTTCGATCATTACGTAAATCTCTTACTCAATTATCGGGAGTTAGTGGAAAAGAACCTGTGATTGTGTTGTTAACACCAGGTCCTTCCAATGAAACATATTTTGAACATGCATACCTAGCTGGTTATTTAGGTTATACTCTTGTCCAAGGTGAAGATCTAACGGTTCGTAAAAATAAAGTGTACATGAAAACCGTTGAAGGTTTACAACAAGTTGATTTGATTTTGCGTAGAGTTGATGATGATTTTATGGACCCTCTAGAACTTAAGGGGGATTCTTTATTGGGAGTTCCTGGATTATTAGAATCAGTCCGTTCTGGAAATGTAAAAATTGCAAATCCGATTGGAACTGGATTTTTAGAAAATCGAGCACTATTACCTTTTTATTCTGAGTTATGTAGGTTTTATTTGGGAGAAGATTTATTACTTCCTATGGCACCTACTTATTGGTTAGGAAACAAAGACCAATTTCAATTGGTCTTACAAAACCCTGAGAAATATGTATTTAAAACTGTTTCTCGAACAGACGAAGAAACTCCAGTAACTTTTGTCGAACTTAGTGGCGAAAGAAAAGATATATTTTTAGAAAAATTGCAACATGCTCCGAAACGATTTATCGCACAGGAAATGATTGAATCTGCCACCGTACCTGTATTAGGTGAAAATGGATTTCGACCTGGCAGAGCTATTATGAGGACTTTTGTATCTTCTTCAGGATCTGGATACCAAACAATGGCTGGTGGACTTGTTCGAGTATCTCCATCTTTGGATGAATTTTTTATAACAAGCCAACGAGGAGCATGGAGTAAAGATTTATGGGTACTATCATCAGAAACACAAAAAGAAGAATCTCTACTTGTACCAAAATCTGATCAAATTTTAATTTCACGTAAAAGTTCTGGAGTTCCAAGTAGGGTTGCAGATAATTTATTTTGGTTAGCCCGTTATCTCGAAAGATCAGAAAATCAAACAAGAGTTATACGGGAGGCGATTTTCAAAATTTTACAAGTTGAAGATGGTTACGAAAAGGAATCACTAGAAAATATTCTTAAATTGGTGACTCATGTAACAAATAGTTATCCAGGATTTTTAGGTGATGATTCTAGCGAACTTTTTGCAAACCCACTCCCCGAATTACAAAGTTTGACGATAGATAAAAATATTGTTGGTAGTTTAGGTTTTCATTTACGCAGTTTGGTAATTGCTTCAAAATCAGTAAGAGATCGTTTGTCAGACGATATGAAAAAAATTCTCCTTCATTTAGAGGATCAGTCTACGCTGCATATTGAATCTTATGATCAAATTATTGATTTCCTCCAAAAAATAATTGTTAACTTATCTTCCTTAACAGGTCTTTCTTTTGAAAATATGAGCCGTGAAGCTGGTTGGTATTTCTTAAATCTTGGTCGAAGGATAGAACGATCAATCAATATGATTCTTATGTTACAAGGAATGATTCAATGGAAAAGTTTCGAAGACAAATCTTCGTTTGAAACATTTTTAAGAATTAGTGATATTCGGCTTACATATAATAGGCGATATTCTGGGAAAATTGATCAAGAATCAGTTTTAGATATTTTACTCTTTGATACGACCAACCCAAGGTCATTGGCATACCAATTAGAACAAATAAATTCTGATTTACAATTTTTACCTGGGAAAGATAAAAAAATCGTATATTCAGAAGATAGAGCTGCACTTCAATTATACACTCATTTTAAAATGAAAGACATTGCAATTTTCTTCGAGTCTGAAGCGCCATTAACATCAGTTTCTGTATGGTTAGAAGAATTACACGGTTATTTGAGAATGTTGTCTGATGCACTTTCTTCTCGATACTTCAACTATACAGAGGAACAAACACGAATTGGTGATACGAATGGCTGA
- a CDS encoding DUF2126 domain-containing protein encodes MSIRVSLTHITTYQYDKSISLSPHVIRLRPAPHTKNHIVSYSLNILPEQKFLNWQQDPFGNYLARLVFPEKTNILQVAVDLVTDLKVINPFDFFVEEYAENYPFQYDKILKKELTPYLKPKKPGKLLTSYLKTINIGKKRVVEFLVALNAKIYNDIGYVIRMEPGIQPTEVTLSKQLGSCRDSAYLLVQVLRHLGLAARFVSGYLIQLKADVKSLDGPSGTDVDFTDLHAWAEVYLPGAGWVGLDPTSGLFTGEGHIPLAATPEPESAGPIHGFAEKAKMDFSFSMHVERVLETPRVTLPYLEEDWKRILKLGDSINKRIKKNDIRLTIGGEPTFVSTENREAPEWNFDALGFEKYSKSEQLIKRLGKHFAPGGLLQYGQGKWYPSEPLPRWAMITYWRKDKEPLWTNPHLLADDRYTGSANTDDARKFISCLIKFLKVSSSSVIPAYEDNLYYLWQESSLPLETELLLEGLDTYNELERKRIINVLDRGVHKEVGYVLPLDFDPLNKFWISDEWKFRRGKLHLIPGDSPIGLRLPLQSLGGKSRFTSPEDPYTTKPPLPNVKELSQYPLGMANVSYSLDGFHTRTALSVEPRNGNLRVFLPPIQSLEGWLLLIHAIEQTALETDLPIVIEGYEAPNDPRLNRFKITPDPGVIEVNFHPSSQFEEIVEKTKILYDEAYQLRLTAEKFLIDGRHSGTGGGNHITLGGESVGDSPFLRKPSLLRSLVSYWQNHPGLSYLFSGMFIGPTSQSPRIDEARNDSLHELKIAFQQIDSSRHTPPWLLDRLLRNILIDVTGNTHRTEISIDKLFDPGSATGRLGLIEMRAFEMPPHYQMSVVQQALMMAIICKFWEEPYYGNPINWNTELHDRYMLPYFVYRDFKEVIFDLQNQGFSFLSKDFDPFFEFRFPQYGICYLDGMEIELRMALEPWNVLGEENTSQGTSRGVDSATERVQVKIKGFHPDRYKLSCNGFEVPLQPTSVQNEFVAGVRFKAWNPIFTLHPQLPAQQVLVFDVYDLWNHRSLGGCTYHVSHPGGLSYQTIPINAYEAESRRISRFWTHGHKIGKSLPPVRLENKAYPCTLDLRMVTTK; translated from the coding sequence ATGAGTATACGAGTTTCTTTAACGCATATCACAACATATCAATATGACAAATCGATTTCACTATCACCACATGTGATTCGTTTACGTCCTGCCCCTCATACAAAAAATCATATTGTATCTTATTCCTTAAATATTCTACCAGAACAAAAGTTTTTAAATTGGCAACAAGATCCATTTGGGAATTACCTTGCCCGATTAGTTTTTCCTGAGAAAACCAATATTCTACAAGTAGCAGTGGATTTGGTTACTGATTTAAAAGTGATTAATCCATTTGATTTTTTTGTAGAGGAATATGCAGAGAACTATCCCTTTCAATATGATAAGATCCTTAAAAAAGAACTCACTCCATATCTAAAACCAAAAAAACCAGGAAAACTATTAACTTCATATTTAAAAACAATAAACATCGGGAAAAAAAGGGTCGTTGAATTTCTCGTTGCATTGAATGCAAAAATATACAATGACATCGGTTATGTGATTAGGATGGAGCCTGGGATACAACCAACAGAAGTTACGTTGTCGAAACAATTGGGTTCTTGTCGTGATTCTGCCTATTTACTTGTTCAAGTTTTAAGACATTTGGGACTCGCGGCTCGATTTGTTTCTGGTTATCTCATCCAATTAAAAGCAGATGTAAAATCCTTAGATGGACCATCAGGTACTGATGTTGATTTTACTGATTTACATGCTTGGGCAGAAGTGTATTTGCCTGGAGCAGGATGGGTAGGTCTTGATCCAACTTCTGGTCTTTTTACAGGGGAAGGTCATATCCCACTCGCAGCAACTCCTGAACCAGAATCAGCTGGTCCGATTCATGGATTTGCTGAAAAAGCAAAAATGGATTTTTCATTTTCCATGCATGTGGAACGTGTTTTGGAAACTCCACGAGTTACGTTACCTTACTTAGAAGAAGATTGGAAACGTATTCTAAAGTTAGGTGATTCAATTAATAAAAGAATCAAAAAAAATGACATTCGTTTGACGATAGGTGGTGAACCAACCTTTGTTTCAACTGAAAACAGAGAAGCGCCAGAATGGAATTTTGATGCACTTGGGTTTGAAAAGTATTCAAAATCAGAACAACTTATTAAACGTTTGGGAAAACATTTTGCACCCGGTGGTCTCTTACAATATGGACAAGGGAAATGGTATCCAAGTGAACCTTTACCTAGATGGGCGATGATAACATATTGGCGGAAAGACAAAGAACCACTTTGGACAAATCCACATTTACTCGCTGATGATCGTTATACAGGTTCAGCGAATACCGATGATGCGAGAAAATTCATTTCCTGTTTAATTAAATTTTTGAAAGTCTCTAGTTCATCGGTGATTCCAGCTTATGAGGATAACTTATATTATTTATGGCAAGAATCAAGTTTGCCTTTAGAAACAGAATTATTATTGGAAGGATTAGATACATATAATGAATTAGAAAGAAAAAGGATTATTAATGTATTGGATAGAGGAGTACATAAAGAAGTCGGTTATGTGCTTCCATTAGATTTTGATCCACTAAACAAATTTTGGATATCGGATGAATGGAAATTTCGACGTGGAAAATTACACTTAATTCCAGGTGATTCACCTATTGGATTACGTTTACCATTACAATCATTAGGTGGAAAATCGAGATTTACAAGTCCAGAAGATCCTTATACAACAAAACCACCTTTACCAAATGTGAAGGAACTGAGCCAGTATCCATTGGGAATGGCGAATGTAAGTTATTCTTTGGATGGATTTCATACACGAACTGCTCTTTCTGTGGAGCCAAGGAATGGAAATCTTCGAGTATTTTTACCACCAATACAATCCTTAGAAGGTTGGTTATTATTAATTCATGCAATTGAACAAACTGCATTAGAAACAGATTTACCGATTGTGATTGAAGGATATGAAGCACCAAACGATCCAAGGTTAAATCGTTTTAAAATTACTCCAGATCCAGGAGTGATTGAAGTGAATTTTCATCCTTCTAGCCAGTTTGAGGAAATTGTTGAAAAAACAAAAATTTTATATGATGAGGCATACCAATTACGCCTTACAGCTGAAAAGTTTTTAATTGATGGCAGGCATTCAGGAACTGGTGGTGGAAACCATATTACGTTAGGTGGTGAGTCAGTTGGAGATAGCCCATTTTTAAGAAAACCATCACTACTCCGTAGTTTAGTATCTTACTGGCAGAACCATCCAGGATTGTCTTATTTATTTTCAGGAATGTTCATCGGTCCTACTTCTCAATCTCCGAGGATAGACGAAGCAAGAAATGATTCTTTGCATGAATTGAAAATTGCATTCCAACAAATTGATTCAAGTCGACACACTCCACCGTGGTTATTGGATCGTTTGTTACGAAATATTTTAATCGATGTCACTGGTAATACCCATAGAACAGAAATTTCGATTGATAAATTATTTGATCCAGGTTCAGCTACTGGTCGTTTGGGTTTAATTGAAATGAGGGCATTTGAAATGCCACCTCATTACCAAATGAGCGTTGTTCAACAAGCGCTTATGATGGCGATCATTTGTAAATTTTGGGAAGAACCATATTATGGTAACCCAATCAATTGGAATACAGAACTACATGACAGGTATATGTTACCTTATTTTGTATACAGAGATTTTAAAGAAGTCATCTTCGATTTGCAAAACCAAGGATTTTCGTTTTTGTCTAAGGACTTTGATCCATTTTTTGAGTTTCGTTTTCCACAATATGGCATCTGTTATTTAGATGGAATGGAAATTGAGTTAAGAATGGCTCTTGAACCTTGGAATGTATTAGGTGAAGAAAATACATCACAAGGTACATCCAGAGGTGTGGATTCGGCTACTGAACGTGTACAAGTAAAAATTAAAGGATTCCACCCAGATCGATATAAATTGAGTTGTAATGGATTTGAAGTACCTTTACAACCTACATCTGTTCAGAATGAATTTGTCGCAGGAGTACGCTTTAAAGCGTGGAATCCAATTTTTACATTACACCCACAACTTCCAGCGCAGCAAGTTTTAGTGTTTGATGTTTATGATCTTTGGAATCATCGTTCCCTTGGTGGTTGTACTTACCATGTCTCACATCCAGGCGGGTTATCTTACCAAACCATTCCAATTAATGCCTATGAAGCAGAATCTAGACGAATATCACGTTTTTGGACACATGGTCATAAAATTGGGAAAAGTTTGCCTCCTGTACGATTGGAAAATAAAGCCTATCCATGTACGTTGGATTTGAGAATGGTTACTACTAAGTAA
- a CDS encoding alpha-E domain-containing protein: protein MLSRVAESVFWMNRYIERAENYSRFIDVNHQLSLDLNEEVPNQWLPLVHTTGDYELFAKKYSEPSPVNVIRFMTFEEENPNSIFQCLSKARENARTIRENISTSMWEVLNEFYLYVKDYRKLYMETNGEHGDTLSMSLSDFLSTVRKNSQSFYGCSDATISHDEVWNFSLLGRFLERADKTTRILDMKYFILLPSVHDVGSTLDLLQWLSLLKSASAHEMYNRKYKKIDPTDIAEFLILNDTFPRSIIFCIQEMQEALEKISGLKEGLPRNSAQDATTVYLNRLKSENIKSIFDKGLHEYLDDIQIELNQIGSKIVERFFTN from the coding sequence ATGTTAAGTCGAGTTGCCGAATCTGTTTTTTGGATGAATCGTTACATTGAAAGGGCGGAGAATTATTCCCGTTTTATCGATGTCAATCATCAGTTATCGTTGGATTTAAATGAAGAAGTGCCAAACCAATGGTTGCCGTTAGTGCATACTACCGGTGACTATGAATTGTTTGCAAAAAAGTATTCAGAACCTTCTCCTGTGAACGTAATTCGATTTATGACATTTGAGGAAGAGAATCCAAATTCTATTTTCCAATGTTTGTCGAAAGCTAGAGAAAATGCGCGGACGATTCGTGAAAATATTTCTACTTCAATGTGGGAAGTATTAAATGAATTTTACCTATATGTGAAAGATTATCGGAAACTTTATATGGAAACAAATGGAGAACATGGAGATACTTTGTCCATGAGTCTCTCTGACTTTCTAAGTACAGTTCGGAAAAATAGCCAAAGTTTTTATGGATGTTCAGATGCTACAATCTCACATGATGAAGTTTGGAATTTTTCTTTACTTGGAAGGTTTTTAGAAAGAGCAGATAAAACCACAAGGATTCTGGATATGAAGTATTTTATCCTGCTCCCTTCTGTTCATGATGTTGGATCAACATTGGATTTATTACAATGGTTATCGTTATTAAAATCTGCGAGTGCACATGAAATGTATAACCGCAAATATAAAAAAATCGATCCGACAGACATCGCTGAGTTTTTGATTTTAAATGATACGTTTCCGAGATCAATTATTTTCTGTATCCAGGAGATGCAAGAAGCATTGGAAAAAATTTCAGGTTTAAAAGAAGGATTACCGCGAAATTCAGCACAAGATGCAACAACGGTATATTTAAATAGATTAAAGTCTGAAAATATCAAATCCATTTTTGATAAAGGATTACATGAATATTTGGATGATATTCAAATTGAACTCAATCAAATAGGTTCAAAAATTGTTGAACGATTTTTTACCAACTAA
- a CDS encoding circularly permuted type 2 ATP-grasp protein, translating into MFIADYSAKNIYDEMFSNEGFPRKSYDFVKTKMESLGGIELLKRSSSAERALMSLGITFTLYGDGGEQERIMPFDVIPRIVPSEEWINIEKGLKQRILALNLFLNDIYGEQKILKDKIIPRDIIESSTGFLKQCIGLKPPKDIWIHITGTDLVRDGAGAFHVLEDNLRCPSGVSYVLENREVMKRTFPELFEKLNIRQVYDYPYHLRSMLENLTDVSDPVIAVWTPGVYNSAYYEHSFLAQKMGVYLVEGSDLVVENHKVYMKTTKGLRKVDVVYRRIDDTFMDPSSFREDSLLGVKGIFEAYKRGNVALANAPGTGVADDKVIYSYVPKIIKYYLGEDSIIPNVPTYLCSEGADLNYVLDNIHNLVVKAANGAGGYGMIIGPKASKQEQEDFKELIKADPRNYIAQPVLNLSTVPTLISDKIESRHVDLRPFILYGKDVYVMPGGLTRVALRKGSLVVNSSQGGGSKDTWVLG; encoded by the coding sequence ATGTTTATCGCAGACTATAGCGCAAAAAATATCTATGATGAGATGTTTTCCAATGAAGGATTCCCACGTAAAAGTTATGATTTTGTGAAAACAAAAATGGAAAGTTTAGGGGGGATTGAATTACTCAAAAGAAGTAGTTCCGCAGAACGCGCATTAATGTCTCTTGGAATCACCTTTACTTTGTATGGTGATGGTGGTGAACAAGAACGAATTATGCCATTTGATGTGATCCCACGGATTGTTCCTAGCGAAGAATGGATCAATATCGAAAAAGGATTAAAACAAAGGATCCTTGCTCTGAATTTATTTTTAAATGATATTTATGGTGAACAAAAGATTCTAAAAGATAAAATTATCCCACGTGACATCATTGAGTCTAGTACGGGATTTCTCAAACAATGTATTGGATTAAAACCACCAAAAGACATTTGGATTCACATCACGGGAACAGATCTTGTTCGAGATGGAGCTGGTGCATTTCATGTATTAGAAGATAATTTACGTTGTCCATCAGGTGTTTCTTACGTATTGGAAAATCGTGAAGTGATGAAACGAACTTTCCCAGAACTTTTTGAAAAATTAAACATTCGCCAAGTGTATGACTATCCATATCACTTAAGATCCATGTTGGAAAATCTTACCGATGTAAGTGATCCAGTCATTGCTGTGTGGACACCAGGTGTTTACAATTCTGCTTATTATGAACATAGTTTTTTAGCACAAAAGATGGGTGTTTATTTAGTAGAAGGTTCAGACCTTGTGGTGGAAAATCATAAAGTTTATATGAAAACTACAAAAGGTCTTCGTAAAGTCGATGTTGTTTATCGAAGGATAGATGATACATTTATGGATCCTTCCAGTTTTCGAGAGGATTCCTTATTAGGTGTAAAAGGTATATTCGAAGCATACAAACGAGGAAATGTTGCGCTTGCAAACGCTCCTGGAACTGGAGTGGCGGACGACAAGGTAATTTATTCGTATGTGCCAAAAATCATTAAATACTACTTAGGCGAAGATTCTATCATTCCAAATGTGCCAACCTATCTTTGTTCCGAAGGAGCAGACTTAAACTATGTTTTGGACAATATTCATAACTTGGTTGTAAAGGCGGCCAATGGCGCAGGTGGATACGGAATGATTATTGGACCTAAAGCTTCTAAACAAGAACAAGAAGACTTCAAGGAACTGATCAAAGCAGACCCAAGAAATTACATTGCTCAACCGGTTTTAAATTTATCTACTGTTCCTACTTTAATTTCAGATAAAATAGAATCTAGACATGTGGATCTAAGACCGTTCATTTTGTACGGTAAGGATGTTTATGTGATGCCGGGTGGTTTAACACGTGTTGCATTACGAAAAGGATCATTAGTTGTGAATTCATCCCAGGGAGGCGGTTCAAAAGACACCTGGGTTTTAGGATAA